In a genomic window of Acaryochloris sp. CCMEE 5410:
- a CDS encoding double-stranded RNA binding motif domain-containing protein gives MTTPHLSFSLTIRLTSEQLGFLAYLYPNDDPEDALIKLLERARNRAIRKAEQQVHVLYPGQEAEEGQDISPEQPISQVDDRVENPIGELQELCQRQQVSLPNYEFEALPEGFFCTVQAVGLKGTGEGPSKKMAKMEAARELLGVIGGS, from the coding sequence ATGACCACTCCCCACCTCTCCTTCAGCCTTACCATCCGACTAACCTCTGAACAGCTCGGATTCCTTGCCTATCTTTATCCCAATGACGATCCTGAAGACGCCCTGATCAAGCTCCTTGAACGCGCCCGGAATCGAGCCATCCGCAAGGCTGAGCAGCAGGTGCATGTTTTGTATCCCGGCCAGGAAGCAGAGGAAGGGCAGGATATATCGCCAGAACAGCCTATCAGCCAGGTGGATGACCGGGTGGAGAATCCTATCGGAGAATTGCAGGAGCTATGCCAGAGGCAGCAAGTATCATTGCCCAACTACGAATTTGAGGCATTACCGGAAGGTTTTTTCTGCACAGTGCAAGCAGTGGGGCTGAAGGGAACTGGAGAGGGACCATCGAAGAAGATGGCGAAGATGGAGGCAGCGAGGGAGTTGTTGGGGGTGATCGGAGGATCATAG
- a CDS encoding DUF29 domain-containing protein gives MQTTTLYDQDFYAWTQRQIDLLKTQQWELVDVENLIEEIDSLGKQERRELCNRLGVLLGHLLKWHYQPEARSKSWAATIQEQRRRIQRHLKENPSLKPYLSEAIGIGYEDGLDLVNRETPLDPKQLPQSCPFSKAEIFEEPVDWQP, from the coding sequence ATGCAAACCACCACTCTCTATGATCAAGACTTTTACGCTTGGACACAGCGTCAAATAGACCTGTTGAAAACTCAGCAGTGGGAGCTAGTGGATGTCGAAAACTTGATCGAGGAGATTGATTCGTTGGGTAAGCAGGAGCGGCGGGAGCTTTGCAACCGATTGGGAGTGCTGCTGGGACATCTGCTTAAGTGGCACTATCAGCCAGAGGCTCGATCTAAAAGCTGGGCTGCAACCATTCAAGAGCAACGCAGGAGAATTCAACGCCATCTCAAGGAAAATCCTAGCTTAAAACCCTATCTGAGCGAAGCGATTGGCATCGGTTATGAGGACGGACTCGATCTAGTCAACCGAGAAACCCCCCTTGACCCCAAGCAACTTCCTCAATCTTGCCCCTTTTCTAAGGCAGAAATCTTTGAGGAGCCTGTGGACTGGCAACCTTAA
- a CDS encoding cell division protein SepF — MDNLLPFGGLSPHKIRVCCPKSFEDAEEAINAIKADDMLLVNLAALESKLAQRLTDYIAGSTFALSGERMEIGKGVFLFAPPTFSIRKIVASACCEFRIFRALASFW, encoded by the coding sequence ATGGACAATCTTCTTCCCTTTGGGGGGTTATCGCCCCATAAAATCCGGGTGTGTTGCCCCAAGTCATTTGAAGATGCCGAAGAAGCGATCAACGCGATTAAAGCGGATGATATGCTCCTAGTGAATTTGGCGGCTTTGGAATCCAAACTGGCCCAGAGACTAACAGACTACATAGCTGGTAGTACTTTTGCGCTATCAGGAGAGCGAATGGAGATTGGGAAAGGGGTTTTCTTGTTTGCTCCACCTACTTTTTCAATTAGAAAGATTGTGGCATCTGCTTGCTGTGAATTCCGGATATTCCGGGCTCTTGCAAGCTTTTGGTGA